One Natator depressus isolate rNatDep1 chromosome 5, rNatDep2.hap1, whole genome shotgun sequence DNA segment encodes these proteins:
- the LOC141988172 gene encoding myb/SANT-like DNA-binding domain-containing protein 7 encodes MQSSSAEVTMMESQNRKRAPAWTEWEVRDLIAVWGEESVLSELRSSFRNAKTFVKISQGMKDRGHNRDPKQCRVKLKELRQAYQKTREANGRSGSEPQTCRFYDELHAILGGSATTTPAVLFDSFNGDGGNTEAGFGDEEDDDEEEVVDSSQQASGETGFPDSQELFLTLDLEPVPPEPTQGCLLDPAGGEGTSAACVSMITGSSPSQRLVKIRKKKKTHSR; translated from the exons atgcagagctcatcagcagaggtgaccatgatggagtctcagaatcgcaaaagagctccagcatggaccgaatgggaggtacgggatctgatcgctgtatggggagaggaatccgtgctatcagaactccgttccagttttcgaaatgccaaaacctttgtcaagatctcccagggcatgaaggacagaggccataacagggacccgaagcagtgccgcgtgaaactgaaggagctgaggcaagcctaccagaaaaccagagaggcgaacggccgctccgggtcagagccccaaacatgccgcttctatgatgagctgcatgccattttagggggttcagccaccactaccccagccgtgttgtttgactccttcaatggagatggaggcaatacggaagcaggttttggggacgaagaagatgatgatgaggaggaggttgtagatagctcacagcaagcaagcggagaaaccggttttcccgacagccaggaactgtttctcaccctggacctggagccagtaccccctgaacccacccaaggctgcctcctggacccagcaggcggagaagggacctccg ctgcatgtgtttcaatgatcacaggatcttctccttcccagaggctagtgaagattagaaagaaaaaaaaaacgcactcgagatga